The Methanosarcina barkeri MS DNA window TCTTACAGGCACGATTGACGATAAAGGCAATATCGGTCAGATAGGTGGAGTTATGGAAAAAGCTAAGGCAGCAAAAGCCGGAGGCAAAACCCTTTTCCTCATTCCGAGGGAAAACAGCCAGCTTGTGATATATAAATATGTAGAAAGGCAGCTTGGCGGTTTTAATGTCATTGAGCAGAAGCCAGAAATCGTAGACGCTAAAGAGTACATAGAGAAAGAGGTGGGAATCAACATCGAGTATGTGGATACTATTGATGACGTACTTAAGTATGAGAAGTAAAATCTGGATTTGGATACTTACTGTAATTTGGATTATAGCTTTGATTCTTTTTCCGGGGCTTCTTTTTCTTCCCGGAACTTTATCTTGCTACTGCAAATCGTTTCCTTGAGGTTTTGAAAAATAGACCTGACTGATAAAGAGCTCTGCCAACAGCAATTTTTATTTATCTTCAAGCTTTTTGATCATTTTGTAATACCTTAAGTTTTGCCCATTTTTCACAGGAATCACATATTCGGCCTGTGTTTCATAGCCAAGAGCCCTATAAAAAGAGTATGCTACAAGTGAGGCATCCAGATCCATTATCCTGACTCCATTTTCCATGGCCTTTTCTTCAAGCCCGTGCATAATCTTCTTTCCGAAGCCCATGTTTTGATATGCCGGCTTTACAAAGACTCTTCTAGCGCTTGAACCAAGAAGAGTGCCCGTTCCTATAAACTCCTTTCCTGAGG harbors:
- a CDS encoding GNAT family N-acetyltransferase, yielding MRIAKPQDADYLRKLVNETIDTCYFHIYSQEAVDYFKDYHNRTNIVNDILEGHCLILTSGKEFIGTGTLLGSSARRVFVKPAYQNMGFGKKIMHGLEEKAMENGVRIMDLDASLVAYSFYRALGYETQAEYVIPVKNGQNLRYYKMIKKLEDK